In Ensifer canadensis, a genomic segment contains:
- a CDS encoding mannitol dehydrogenase family protein, with protein MTTKLSLAALDAVKAKAGVPSYDRADLKAGIVHFGVGNFHRAHQAVYLDDLFNAGHDHDWAIVGAGVLPSDEQMRAKLAAQDFLTTVVEQDNNRTGAHVTGAMIDYLRPGDVAGIVARLADPAIRIVSLTITEGGYFIDPASGVFNPTHPAIVDDAQNPAAPKTVFGLIVAGLKARRDGQIPPFTVMSCDNIPGNGEVTHAAVSGLARLFDPDFADWIDANIAFPNGMVDRITPATGAREIGIVATDYEIEDGWPVFCEEFKQWVLEDHFPQGRPALEKVGVQFVPDVAPYEHMKIRILNGGHAAIAYPAALLDIHFVHEAMEEPLIRDFLAKLEHDEIIPVIPPVPNTDLGDYYKLIEMRFSNPKIGDTIPRLAQDGSNRQPKFILPSTADRLARGEDVVGLALVSALWCRYFDGTTDSGKQIVFNDQNAERLQAAARAARQDPTAFLALSDIFGEVAQSDLFRKRFTHALKTLWEKGTRATLQLYLDGKLTA; from the coding sequence ATGACGACCAAACTTTCTCTTGCCGCGCTCGACGCAGTGAAGGCCAAGGCCGGCGTGCCGAGCTACGATCGCGCCGATCTGAAAGCCGGTATCGTGCATTTCGGTGTCGGCAATTTTCACCGTGCCCATCAGGCCGTCTATCTCGACGATCTCTTCAATGCCGGGCACGACCATGACTGGGCGATCGTCGGTGCCGGGGTCCTTCCCTCCGATGAACAAATGCGGGCAAAGCTCGCGGCGCAGGATTTCCTGACGACGGTGGTCGAGCAGGACAACAACCGCACCGGCGCGCATGTGACTGGCGCGATGATCGACTATCTCAGGCCCGGCGACGTCGCTGGCATCGTCGCCAGGCTTGCAGACCCGGCGATCCGCATTGTTTCGCTGACGATCACCGAGGGCGGCTATTTCATCGATCCAGCCTCCGGCGTTTTTAATCCGACCCACCCGGCCATCGTTGACGATGCGCAAAATCCCGCCGCGCCGAAGACGGTCTTCGGTTTGATCGTTGCCGGTCTGAAGGCACGCCGCGACGGACAAATTCCGCCGTTCACGGTGATGTCATGCGACAACATTCCGGGCAATGGCGAGGTGACCCACGCTGCGGTTTCAGGCCTTGCCCGGCTGTTCGATCCTGATTTCGCCGACTGGATCGACGCCAATATCGCCTTTCCGAACGGCATGGTGGACCGCATAACGCCGGCCACGGGCGCACGCGAAATCGGCATCGTCGCAACCGATTACGAGATCGAGGATGGCTGGCCGGTGTTTTGCGAAGAGTTCAAGCAATGGGTGCTGGAGGATCATTTTCCGCAGGGACGCCCGGCGCTCGAAAAGGTCGGCGTGCAGTTCGTGCCCGATGTTGCGCCCTATGAGCACATGAAGATCCGCATCCTCAACGGCGGCCACGCGGCAATCGCCTATCCCGCAGCCCTGCTCGACATTCATTTCGTCCACGAGGCGATGGAGGAGCCGCTGATCCGTGATTTTCTCGCCAAGCTTGAGCATGACGAGATCATTCCGGTCATTCCGCCGGTGCCGAACACCGATCTCGGCGATTATTACAAGCTGATCGAGATGCGCTTTTCCAACCCGAAGATCGGCGACACGATCCCGCGGCTTGCACAGGACGGCTCCAACCGGCAGCCGAAATTCATCCTGCCCTCGACGGCCGACCGGCTGGCGCGGGGCGAAGACGTCGTCGGCCTGGCGCTGGTGTCAGCGCTCTGGTGCCGCTACTTCGACGGCACGACCGATAGCGGCAAGCAGATTGTCTTCAACGACCAGAACGCCGAACGGCTTCAGGCGGCAGCCCGTGCCGCAAGGCAGGATCCGACGGCTTTTCTGGCGCTGTCGGACATTTTCGGCGAGGTCGCCCAATCCGATCTCTTCCGCAAGCGCTTCACCCACGCATTGAAAACCCTCTGGGAAAAAGGTACGCGCGCTACGCTCCAGCTTTATCTGGACGGCAAGCTTACTGCATAA
- a CDS encoding L-iditol 2-dehydrogenase, giving the protein MKRLHGKSALITGSARGIGRAFAEAYVREGATVAIADINLARARETASEIGPSAYAVEMDVTQQNSIDAAIASVVTEAGGLDILVNNAALFDLAPIVEITRESYDRLFSINVSGTLFTMQAAAKQMIAQGRGGKIINMASQAGRRGEALVAVYCATKAAVISLTQSAGLNLIKHGINVNAIAPGVVDGEHWDGVDALFAKYENRPRGEKKRLAGAEVPYGRMGTAEDLTGMAIFLASAESDYVVSQTYNVDGGNWMS; this is encoded by the coding sequence ATGAAACGTCTTCACGGGAAAAGCGCGCTGATCACCGGATCCGCGCGGGGTATCGGTCGTGCCTTCGCCGAAGCCTATGTGCGAGAAGGCGCCACAGTGGCGATTGCCGACATCAATCTGGCGCGGGCGCGTGAGACCGCATCGGAAATCGGCCCGAGCGCCTATGCCGTCGAGATGGATGTGACGCAGCAGAACTCCATCGACGCGGCGATCGCATCGGTTGTCACCGAGGCCGGTGGTCTCGATATCCTCGTCAACAACGCCGCGCTCTTCGATCTCGCGCCGATCGTCGAGATCACGCGTGAAAGCTATGACCGGCTGTTTTCGATCAATGTTTCGGGGACGCTGTTCACGATGCAGGCGGCTGCCAAACAGATGATCGCCCAGGGCAGGGGCGGCAAGATCATCAATATGGCGAGCCAGGCAGGCCGGCGCGGCGAGGCGCTGGTCGCCGTCTATTGCGCCACCAAGGCAGCGGTCATCAGCCTGACCCAGTCGGCGGGGCTGAACCTGATCAAGCACGGCATCAACGTCAACGCCATTGCGCCCGGCGTCGTCGATGGCGAGCACTGGGACGGCGTCGACGCACTGTTTGCCAAATACGAGAACCGCCCGCGCGGCGAGAAGAAGAGGCTCGCGGGAGCGGAAGTCCCCTATGGGCGCATGGGAACGGCCGAGGATCTCACGGGCATGGCGATCTTCCTCGCTTCTGCCGAGAGCGATTACGTCGTTTCGCAGACCTACAACGTCGATGGCGGCAACTGGATGAGCTGA